A genome region from Stenotrophomonas maltophilia includes the following:
- a CDS encoding TonB-dependent siderophore receptor: MSPAVVLSPRPLALAVAALLAGGALTAHAETDATDIDTVHVTASQIARQALGTSTITAEDIARRPPANDIAELLRTMPGVNLTGNSASGQYGNNRQIDLRGMGPENTLILVDGKRIGARDAVRMGRSGERNTRGDTNWVPAEMIERIEVLRGPAAARYGSGASGGVVNIITKRPTGDLTGAVDMYGLVPEHSAEGGSERVGLQLSGPMTDTLSFRLYGNLNKTDADSLDLNRQYATNPNAVPPAGREGVKNRDVNALLRWDVTANQVVEIEAGTSRQGNIYAGDRAVSTTGTSTGIDLAALADGKAETNRMYRNTGAVTHRGRWGDVTSRVTAAVEAVNNSRINEGLAGGPEGSFNGTDWSTSRLRNYQLDGEVSFPTTLGGAENIWTLGFEYLDSRLTDPYSMSQSSTSGGGFPGLSADRARGKSDAQTTAVFVEDNIYLGERWIVTPGLRFDHHSQFGNNTSPSLNAQFRINSDWVVKGGVARAFKAPNLYQSNPDYLYYTRGNGCPNALPSLGAGCYMRGNADLKAETSLNKELGIEWAPQSGWQASLTYFHNDYKDKIQAGYTQIGLTADTKGRIFRWENAPKAIVQGLEGNLVIPLLGEQGNRLKWSNNFTYMVENENKTTRQPLSVIPKYTINTMLDWQATDKLSLLLTGTFYGKQEPATTNINNDPRCTGTCDPSVALQDRGAYNIWGVSARYKVTDTVSFGFGVNNLADKRLFREANSSDAGAATYNEPGRAYWASLRFGF, translated from the coding sequence ATGTCCCCTGCCGTTGTCCTTTCGCCGCGCCCGCTGGCGCTCGCCGTTGCCGCCCTGTTGGCGGGCGGTGCCCTGACCGCCCATGCCGAAACCGACGCCACCGATATCGACACGGTGCATGTCACCGCCTCGCAGATCGCGCGCCAGGCGCTGGGCACCTCGACCATCACCGCCGAGGACATCGCCAGGCGCCCGCCGGCCAACGATATCGCCGAACTGCTGCGCACCATGCCGGGCGTCAACCTGACCGGCAACAGCGCCTCGGGCCAGTACGGCAACAACCGCCAGATCGATCTGCGTGGCATGGGCCCGGAAAACACCCTGATCCTGGTCGATGGCAAGCGCATCGGTGCCCGCGATGCAGTACGCATGGGCCGCAGCGGCGAGCGCAATACCCGTGGCGATACCAACTGGGTGCCGGCGGAGATGATCGAGCGCATCGAAGTGCTGCGCGGTCCGGCGGCGGCACGCTACGGCTCCGGTGCTTCCGGTGGCGTGGTCAACATCATCACCAAGCGCCCGACCGGTGATCTGACCGGCGCGGTCGACATGTACGGCCTGGTGCCCGAGCACAGCGCCGAGGGCGGCAGCGAGCGCGTCGGCCTGCAGCTGAGCGGGCCGATGACCGACACGCTGTCGTTCCGCCTGTACGGCAACCTCAACAAGACCGACGCCGATTCGCTGGATCTCAACCGCCAGTACGCCACCAATCCGAACGCGGTGCCACCGGCCGGTCGTGAGGGCGTCAAGAATCGTGATGTCAACGCGCTGCTGCGCTGGGACGTGACCGCCAACCAGGTGGTCGAGATCGAAGCCGGCACCAGCCGCCAGGGCAACATCTACGCCGGCGACCGCGCGGTCAGCACCACGGGTACTTCGACCGGCATCGATCTGGCTGCGCTGGCCGACGGCAAGGCGGAAACCAACCGCATGTACCGCAACACCGGCGCAGTCACCCATCGTGGCCGTTGGGGCGATGTGACCTCGCGGGTGACCGCTGCGGTGGAGGCGGTGAACAACTCACGCATCAATGAAGGCCTGGCCGGTGGCCCGGAAGGCAGCTTCAACGGCACCGACTGGTCGACTTCGCGCCTGCGCAACTACCAGCTGGATGGCGAAGTGAGCTTCCCGACCACGCTGGGCGGCGCCGAGAACATCTGGACGCTGGGCTTTGAATACCTGGACAGCCGCCTGACCGACCCGTACTCGATGAGCCAGTCCAGCACCAGCGGCGGCGGCTTCCCGGGCCTGTCGGCCGATCGCGCGCGCGGCAAGTCCGATGCGCAGACCACCGCCGTGTTCGTCGAAGACAACATCTACCTCGGTGAGCGCTGGATCGTTACCCCGGGCCTGCGTTTCGACCACCACAGCCAGTTCGGCAACAACACCAGCCCCAGCCTCAACGCGCAGTTCCGCATCAACAGCGACTGGGTGGTGAAGGGCGGTGTCGCACGTGCGTTCAAGGCACCGAACCTGTACCAGTCCAATCCGGACTATCTGTACTACACCCGCGGCAACGGCTGCCCCAATGCGCTGCCGAGCCTGGGCGCCGGTTGCTACATGCGCGGCAACGCGGACCTGAAGGCAGAAACCAGCCTGAACAAGGAGCTGGGCATCGAGTGGGCACCGCAGAGCGGCTGGCAGGCGTCGTTGACCTACTTCCACAACGACTACAAGGACAAGATCCAGGCCGGCTACACCCAGATCGGGCTGACCGCCGACACCAAGGGCCGCATCTTCCGCTGGGAGAACGCGCCGAAGGCGATCGTGCAGGGGCTGGAAGGCAACCTGGTGATCCCGCTGCTGGGCGAGCAAGGCAACCGCCTGAAGTGGAGCAACAACTTCACCTACATGGTGGAGAACGAGAACAAGACCACGCGCCAGCCGTTGTCGGTGATCCCGAAGTACACGATCAACACCATGCTCGACTGGCAGGCCACCGACAAGCTGTCGCTGCTGCTGACCGGTACGTTCTACGGCAAGCAGGAACCGGCTACCACCAACATCAACAACGACCCGCGCTGCACCGGCACGTGCGATCCGTCGGTGGCGCTGCAGGACCGTGGCGCCTACAACATCTGGGGCGTGAGCGCGCGCTACAAGGTGACCGACACGGTCAGCTTCGGTTTCGGTGTGAACAACCTGGCCGACAAGCGCCTGTTCCGCGAGGCCAACAGCAGTGATGCTGGTGCGGCGACCTATAACGAGCCGGGCCGCGCGTACTGGGCCAGCCTGCGCTTCGGGTTCTGA
- a CDS encoding GGDEF domain-containing protein — protein sequence METPQLDEASQPLAEAWQLCLQQAGPAATALLHAAAADAPPALAGRFYEVLLQDGRARRFLSHEQVKQRLQPAMQRWLVQLLTTDTAGVVATVASQRVIGDVHARVGIPVDLVTRGARVLKHELFLRLRDDAPDSATAFAAIDCLSAIMDIAMEGMTLAYTHARERSTRADAAYRLFSLVQNVGTERERQRALLLDWENALLYALAGHVQASDSGSLATSEFGLWFTHKGIPSFGESSETQQVGQLMARIDSHLQRASGDAPAQRLAVLPAIREDLAAIRTLMTLLFERIGELDAGSDALTNLLNRRFLPTVLRREIELATRNRTPFSLLLLDLDHFKAINDGHGHDAGDRALQHVAGLLGQLTRGSDYLFRYGGEEFVVVLVAASESQAGVIAESLRRQIAHSPVALANGQVLELTASIGVAGHDGHPDYERLMARADAAMYEAKRSGRNRVVVASDALQDAPGRRALQR from the coding sequence GTGGAAACACCCCAACTGGATGAAGCCAGCCAACCGCTGGCCGAGGCGTGGCAGCTGTGCCTGCAGCAGGCCGGCCCCGCCGCCACTGCGCTGCTGCACGCCGCCGCCGCGGACGCGCCACCGGCGCTCGCCGGGCGCTTCTATGAAGTGCTGCTGCAGGATGGCCGCGCGCGCCGCTTCCTGTCCCACGAACAGGTCAAGCAACGCCTGCAGCCGGCGATGCAACGCTGGCTGGTGCAGCTGCTGACCACCGACACCGCCGGCGTGGTCGCCACCGTCGCCTCGCAGCGGGTGATCGGCGACGTGCATGCGCGGGTCGGCATTCCGGTCGATCTGGTCACCCGCGGCGCACGCGTGCTCAAGCACGAACTGTTCCTGCGCCTGCGCGACGATGCACCCGACAGCGCGACCGCATTCGCCGCCATCGACTGCCTCAGCGCGATCATGGACATCGCCATGGAAGGCATGACCCTGGCCTACACCCATGCGCGCGAGCGCTCCACCCGTGCCGACGCCGCCTACCGGCTGTTCTCGCTGGTACAGAACGTCGGTACCGAACGCGAGCGCCAGCGCGCACTGCTGCTGGACTGGGAGAACGCCCTGCTCTACGCACTCGCAGGCCACGTGCAGGCCAGCGACAGTGGCAGCCTGGCCACCTCGGAGTTTGGCCTGTGGTTCACCCACAAGGGCATCCCCAGCTTCGGCGAAAGCAGCGAAACGCAGCAGGTGGGCCAGTTGATGGCCCGCATTGACAGCCACCTGCAGCGCGCGAGCGGCGATGCTCCGGCGCAGCGACTGGCGGTGCTGCCGGCCATCCGCGAGGACCTGGCCGCGATCCGCACCCTGATGACGCTGCTGTTCGAACGCATCGGCGAACTGGATGCCGGCAGCGATGCCCTGACCAACCTGCTCAACCGCCGCTTCCTCCCCACCGTGCTGCGCCGGGAAATCGAGCTGGCCACCCGCAACCGCACGCCGTTCTCGCTGCTGCTGCTCGACCTGGATCATTTCAAGGCAATCAACGACGGCCACGGCCACGATGCCGGCGATCGCGCGTTGCAGCATGTGGCCGGCCTGCTGGGGCAGCTCACACGCGGCAGTGACTACCTGTTCCGCTATGGCGGTGAGGAGTTCGTGGTGGTGCTGGTTGCGGCCAGCGAATCACAGGCCGGGGTGATTGCCGAAAGCCTGCGCAGGCAGATCGCGCACTCGCCGGTGGCGCTGGCCAACGGGCAGGTACTGGAACTGACCGCCAGCATCGGCGTGGCGGGCCATGACGGCCACCCGGACTACGAGCGGCTGATGGCACGCGCCGACGCTGCGATGTACGAGGCCAAGCGCAGTGGCCGCAACCGGGTGGTGGTGGCCAGCGACGCCCTGCAGGATGCGCCGGGACGGCGTGCGCTGCAGCGGTGA
- a CDS encoding response regulator — MRVLIAEDDPDIASGLCASLRRQGHVVDHVDNGVHADAALGSTQYALLVLDLGLPQLDGRDVLQRLRQRGDGLAVLVVTARDGLAERVRVLDLGADDYLVKPFALDEFEARVRAQLRRVTSNGNPDLRIGRLRLDLAGHRVWIDDQSLELTAREFGLLSALAVRAERIVSRAQLVEALCDWGQDLTDNGLDIALHRLRRKLQPGGMGIRTVRGLGYMLEDAQDDSTP, encoded by the coding sequence ATGCGCGTTCTGATTGCTGAAGACGACCCGGACATCGCCTCCGGCCTGTGCGCCTCGCTGCGCCGGCAGGGGCACGTGGTCGACCACGTCGACAATGGCGTGCACGCCGACGCTGCCCTGGGCTCGACCCAGTACGCACTGCTGGTGCTGGACCTGGGCCTGCCGCAGCTGGATGGCCGCGACGTGCTGCAGCGCCTGCGCCAGCGCGGTGATGGCCTGGCTGTGCTGGTGGTGACCGCCCGCGACGGCCTGGCCGAACGCGTGCGCGTGCTCGACCTGGGTGCCGACGACTACCTGGTCAAGCCGTTCGCGCTGGACGAATTCGAAGCACGCGTGCGTGCCCAGCTGCGCCGGGTCACCAGCAATGGCAACCCGGACCTGCGCATCGGCCGCCTGCGCCTGGACCTGGCCGGGCACCGGGTGTGGATCGACGACCAGTCGCTGGAACTGACCGCGCGCGAATTCGGCCTGCTGTCAGCGCTGGCGGTACGCGCCGAGCGCATCGTATCGCGCGCGCAGCTGGTGGAAGCGTTGTGCGACTGGGGCCAGGACCTGACCGACAACGGCCTGGACATCGCCCTGCACCGCCTGCGCCGCAAGCTGCAACCCGGCGGGATGGGCATACGCACCGTGCGCGGGCTGGGCTACATGCTGGAAGACGCGCAGGACGACAGCACCCCGTGA
- a CDS encoding MFS transporter has protein sequence MSPAPMPRSLLVLLAIAAGASVANVYYAQPLLDQLARTFALDRAVAGAVLAATQAGSVLALLGLLPLADRGDRRRLLRLQLMVLVLALLWLATARTATWLLSGMLLTGLLGTALTQGLIAYTATLAPPEQRGRIVGVVQGGVFIGLLMARVVSGTVAAALGWQAVYLLSALVMATLAVLLWRRLPAVPVPEVPPRWRELLGSMLGMLRTDRTLRERGPLALLLFAGLNVFWAAAPLPLSAPPLHWSTAAIGCLGLAGVVGALMAARVGHWMDRGFAHRVSLGALLLMLAAWWPLLGLPQSLALLLLGVVVLDLGGQALHVANQALLLRAPGEQHGRLVALYMLFYAMGSGAGATAGTWMQAHHGWPAVCLLGAGIALLAVLWWGAWRVAALNESAAVRSGRVDC, from the coding sequence ATGAGCCCCGCTCCGATGCCCCGCTCCCTGCTGGTGCTGCTGGCAATCGCCGCCGGCGCCAGCGTCGCCAATGTCTATTACGCGCAGCCGTTGCTGGACCAGCTTGCGCGCACCTTTGCACTGGACCGTGCAGTGGCCGGTGCGGTGCTGGCGGCTACCCAGGCGGGCAGTGTGCTGGCATTGCTGGGGCTGTTGCCGCTGGCCGATCGCGGTGATCGGCGACGCCTGCTGCGGTTGCAGCTGATGGTGCTGGTGCTGGCCTTGCTGTGGCTGGCGACGGCCCGCACGGCGACCTGGCTGTTGTCGGGCATGCTGCTGACCGGGCTGCTTGGCACGGCGCTGACGCAGGGGCTTATTGCCTACACGGCAACACTGGCTCCGCCCGAGCAACGCGGACGCATCGTGGGCGTGGTGCAGGGAGGTGTATTCATCGGGCTGCTGATGGCGCGTGTGGTGTCGGGTACGGTGGCGGCAGCATTGGGCTGGCAGGCGGTGTATCTGCTGTCGGCGCTGGTGATGGCAACCCTGGCGGTGCTGTTGTGGCGGCGCCTGCCCGCAGTGCCGGTGCCGGAAGTCCCCCCACGCTGGCGCGAGCTGCTGGGCTCGATGCTGGGCATGCTGCGTACCGACCGAACGCTGCGCGAGCGTGGGCCACTGGCACTGCTGCTGTTTGCTGGGCTCAACGTGTTCTGGGCGGCCGCCCCGTTGCCGTTGTCGGCCCCGCCTTTGCATTGGTCCACCGCAGCCATTGGCTGCCTGGGCCTGGCCGGCGTGGTTGGTGCGTTGATGGCGGCGCGGGTCGGGCACTGGATGGACCGTGGATTCGCACATCGGGTCAGCCTCGGAGCGCTGCTGCTGATGCTCGCCGCGTGGTGGCCGCTGCTGGGCCTGCCGCAGTCGCTGGCGTTGCTGCTGCTGGGCGTGGTGGTGCTGGATCTGGGCGGTCAGGCACTGCACGTCGCCAACCAGGCGCTGCTGCTGCGCGCGCCCGGTGAACAGCATGGACGCCTGGTGGCGCTGTACATGCTGTTCTATGCGATGGGCAGCGGTGCCGGTGCGACGGCGGGCACCTGGATGCAGGCCCATCATGGGTGGCCGGCGGTCTGCCTGCTGGGCGCCGGCATTGCGCTGTTGGCAGTGCTGTGGTGGGGCGCGTGGCGAGTGGCGGCGCTCAATGAATCGGCCGCGGTGCGAAGCGGTAGAGTCGACTGTTAG
- a CDS encoding alpha/beta hydrolase, whose translation MTESHDFFLPGGPQGVLLVHGLTGTPAEMRMLGKGLNNAGFTVHGVQLPGHCGTVDDLLATTWEQWYQGVEDAAASLRGKVDQLFVGGLSMGAVLSLALAARRPEWVSGVGVYGATFRYDGWNIPAVARFSFLLPWFKRFNIGRDRMFMEEPPYGLRDERLRAQVSAAMLSGDSAAAGLPGNPWHALAEMRALSHWTRRHLHQVTAPCLVMHAREDDVASMGNAELVMSRVSGPKELVVLEDSYHMITIDRERRDVIRRSARFFTEIGERTGVLKAVA comes from the coding sequence GTGACCGAATCGCACGACTTCTTCCTCCCCGGTGGCCCGCAGGGCGTGCTGCTGGTCCACGGCCTGACCGGCACCCCGGCGGAAATGCGCATGCTGGGCAAGGGGTTGAACAACGCCGGTTTCACCGTGCACGGCGTGCAGCTGCCCGGCCATTGCGGCACCGTGGATGACCTGCTGGCGACCACCTGGGAACAGTGGTACCAGGGCGTGGAAGATGCGGCGGCCAGCCTGCGCGGCAAGGTTGACCAGCTGTTCGTCGGTGGCCTGTCGATGGGCGCGGTACTTTCGCTGGCGTTGGCGGCACGTCGCCCGGAATGGGTGTCCGGCGTGGGCGTATACGGCGCCACGTTCCGCTACGACGGTTGGAACATTCCCGCCGTGGCCCGCTTCTCGTTCCTGCTGCCGTGGTTCAAGCGCTTCAACATCGGCCGCGACCGCATGTTCATGGAAGAACCGCCGTACGGCCTGCGTGACGAGCGCCTGCGTGCGCAGGTCAGCGCCGCCATGCTGTCCGGCGACAGCGCCGCCGCTGGCCTGCCGGGCAACCCCTGGCACGCACTGGCCGAAATGCGTGCGCTGAGCCACTGGACCCGCCGCCACCTGCACCAGGTCACCGCGCCGTGCCTGGTGATGCACGCCCGCGAGGACGACGTGGCCAGCATGGGCAACGCCGAGCTGGTGATGTCGCGGGTCAGCGGCCCGAAGGAGCTGGTGGTACTGGAAGACAGCTACCACATGATCACCATCGACCGCGAACGCCGCGACGTGATCCGCCGCAGCGCCCGCTTCTTCACCGAGATCGGTGAGCGTACGGGTGTGCTCAAGGCGGTGGCCTGA
- a CDS encoding EamA family transporter — protein MGALATLLWLANVVLDTGGQLAFKAAASDPQDGEGLQRWKHMLSRPWLWIGIACYVLEFVAWIAFLSLVPLSKGVLLGSINIVALMIAGRFLFREKLTPLRVTGMLLVTAGVAVVGAGS, from the coding sequence ATGGGGGCACTTGCCACGCTGCTGTGGCTGGCCAACGTGGTGCTCGATACCGGTGGCCAGCTTGCCTTCAAGGCCGCCGCCAGCGACCCGCAGGACGGCGAAGGCCTGCAGCGCTGGAAACACATGCTCAGCCGCCCGTGGCTGTGGATCGGCATCGCCTGCTACGTGCTTGAGTTCGTCGCCTGGATCGCCTTCCTGTCGCTGGTGCCGCTGTCCAAGGGCGTGCTGCTGGGCTCGATCAACATCGTCGCGCTGATGATCGCCGGCCGCTTCCTGTTCCGCGAGAAGCTCACCCCGCTGCGGGTGACCGGCATGCTGCTGGTCACCGCCGGCGTGGCCGTGGTGGGAGCGGGCTCATGA
- a CDS encoding sensor histidine kinase, which translates to MISGPPSLRRRLLAFLALPMLGLLTFNTILAYYVALDYSNRIHDRNLIDDTHSFAQMLSTMPVTSDLSPQARFLIEYDPDGHRYFNVDSSRKGTLSGNADFSPYAPSQDCTGVHPALYDGHLNGQQVRMATVCTQAMNDPQDQLAVTVAESMADRRQRAREILMIIIPLMTMLALGTAALVWFGVTYGLRILTPLRTRLAQRRGELAPISDADVPEEIQPLISTIDDLFARQAEMITLQNRFIADAAHQLRSPLAGMALHVDQALAHGDPDTVREALQHIRRLNQRTARVSTQLLALSRAQTVPDTVEALDLCELIPQWVGMRVPEAIRDGIDLGYRGSPQPLRVLGNGAMLQEAMDNLIDNALRYAGREATVTVGVHALDDNDVELYVEDNGPGVPEDVMPRLGERFFRAPGTTASGTGLGLAIAHEAVEHFGGRLSFLNRPGGGLKVAITLPLLKAP; encoded by the coding sequence GTGATCAGTGGGCCGCCCAGCCTGCGCCGGCGCCTGCTCGCCTTCCTGGCGCTGCCGATGCTGGGCCTGCTCACCTTCAACACGATCCTGGCCTATTACGTTGCGCTGGACTATTCCAACCGCATCCACGACCGCAACCTGATCGACGACACCCACTCGTTCGCGCAGATGCTGAGCACCATGCCGGTGACCAGCGACCTGTCACCACAGGCGCGCTTCCTGATCGAGTACGACCCCGACGGCCATCGTTATTTCAACGTCGACAGCAGCCGCAAGGGTACGCTCAGCGGCAATGCAGACTTCAGCCCGTACGCCCCTTCGCAGGACTGCACCGGCGTGCATCCGGCCCTGTACGACGGTCACCTCAACGGCCAGCAGGTACGCATGGCCACTGTCTGCACGCAGGCGATGAATGATCCGCAGGACCAGCTGGCAGTGACCGTGGCCGAGAGCATGGCCGACCGACGCCAGCGCGCACGCGAGATCCTGATGATCATCATTCCGCTGATGACCATGCTGGCGCTGGGCACCGCCGCGCTGGTCTGGTTCGGCGTGACCTACGGCCTGCGCATCCTGACCCCGCTGAGGACCCGGCTGGCGCAGCGCCGCGGCGAGCTGGCGCCGATTTCCGATGCCGACGTGCCGGAAGAGATCCAGCCGCTGATCAGCACCATCGACGATCTGTTCGCGCGCCAGGCGGAAATGATCACCCTGCAGAACCGCTTCATCGCCGACGCTGCACACCAGCTGCGCTCGCCGTTGGCCGGAATGGCCCTGCACGTGGACCAGGCGCTGGCGCACGGCGACCCGGACACGGTGCGCGAGGCACTGCAGCACATCCGCCGGCTCAACCAGCGCACCGCGCGGGTCAGCACCCAGCTGCTGGCGCTGAGCCGAGCCCAGACCGTGCCGGATACCGTGGAAGCACTCGACCTGTGCGAACTGATACCGCAGTGGGTCGGCATGCGGGTCCCGGAAGCGATCCGTGATGGCATCGATCTCGGATACCGCGGCAGCCCCCAGCCGCTGCGCGTGCTGGGCAACGGTGCCATGCTGCAGGAAGCAATGGACAACCTGATCGACAACGCCCTGCGCTATGCGGGCCGTGAAGCCACCGTCACAGTCGGCGTGCACGCACTGGACGACAATGATGTCGAACTCTATGTGGAAGACAACGGCCCAGGCGTCCCGGAAGACGTGATGCCGCGCCTCGGCGAGCGCTTCTTCCGCGCCCCTGGCACCACTGCCAGCGGCACCGGGCTGGGCCTGGCCATCGCGCACGAGGCGGTGGAGCACTTCGGCGGTCGCCTGAGCTTCCTCAACCGCCCGGGTGGCGGGCTCAAGGTCGCCATCACGCTGCCGCTGCTGAAGGCCCCCTGA
- a CDS encoding winged helix-turn-helix transcriptional regulator, with protein sequence MHANSPCPVARSADLLGDRWALLVIRDAFDGVTRFSDFQRSLGAARNILSDRLRRLVDAGILQLQPASDGSAYQEYVLTAAGLELFPLLVALRQWGERHCFEAGEPHSQLIESSTRRPLPYMQPHGRNGEPLQATHTHVRKLKDAGGGA encoded by the coding sequence ATGCACGCCAACAGCCCCTGCCCCGTCGCCCGCAGCGCCGACCTGCTCGGTGATCGCTGGGCCTTGCTGGTGATCCGCGACGCGTTCGACGGCGTCACCCGCTTCAGCGACTTCCAGCGCAGCCTCGGCGCGGCACGCAACATCCTCAGTGACCGCCTGCGCAGGCTGGTCGATGCCGGCATCCTGCAGCTGCAACCGGCCTCCGACGGTTCGGCCTACCAGGAATACGTGCTCACTGCCGCCGGACTGGAACTGTTTCCGCTGCTGGTCGCGCTGCGCCAGTGGGGCGAGCGGCATTGCTTCGAGGCCGGTGAGCCCCATTCCCAACTGATCGAATCGAGTACGCGGCGGCCCTTGCCCTACATGCAGCCACACGGCCGCAACGGCGAGCCGCTGCAGGCCACCCACACCCACGTGCGCAAGCTCAAGGATGCTGGCGGCGGGGCCTGA
- a CDS encoding metallophosphoesterase → MSRYHPSLLTALLAPLLACAAGTTQAREVAAPADHVQADGPYVFRKGEQLQAKWICADKVESRTLPISKAGTDIAARCGYEHTVHVDAPNAASVSILPAVPRIVALSDIHGQYGLLVRLLRANRVIDAQDRWALGKDTLVIAGDVFDRGPQVTEAFWLLYSLQQQAAAAGGAVHFVLGNHETMVLYDDLRYVNPKYLRSAQLLGRSYPQLYGADSVIGQWLRTRPVLLKIGDTLFLHGGISPEAVELALDPARTNAAYQASLGLPKAEVKADPATAPLYDGKTSPIWYRGYFDGRLDTAGVQNVLDRLKLSRIVVGHTSMPHVSSFHGDRVIAIDSSIKNGENGELLFIEDGKLSRGLLDGSRVPLAQGEPGLQD, encoded by the coding sequence ATGTCGCGCTATCACCCTTCCCTGCTGACCGCCCTGCTGGCGCCACTGCTGGCCTGCGCGGCCGGAACCACGCAGGCCCGCGAGGTCGCCGCACCGGCCGACCATGTACAGGCCGATGGACCGTATGTGTTCCGCAAGGGCGAGCAACTGCAGGCGAAGTGGATCTGTGCGGACAAGGTCGAGTCGCGCACCCTGCCCATCAGCAAGGCGGGGACCGATATCGCAGCACGCTGCGGCTATGAGCATACCGTGCACGTAGACGCACCCAATGCCGCCTCGGTCTCCATACTGCCGGCGGTCCCTCGCATCGTCGCGCTGTCCGACATCCACGGCCAATATGGGCTGCTGGTGCGCCTGCTGCGCGCCAACCGGGTCATCGACGCACAGGACCGCTGGGCGCTGGGCAAGGACACCCTGGTCATCGCCGGCGACGTCTTCGACCGCGGCCCGCAGGTGACCGAGGCATTCTGGCTGCTGTACAGCCTGCAGCAGCAGGCAGCTGCGGCCGGTGGCGCGGTGCACTTCGTGCTCGGCAACCACGAAACCATGGTGCTGTACGACGACCTGCGCTACGTCAACCCGAAGTACCTGCGCAGCGCCCAGCTGCTCGGCCGCAGCTACCCGCAGCTGTACGGTGCCGATTCGGTGATCGGGCAGTGGCTGCGTACCCGCCCGGTACTGCTGAAGATCGGTGACACCCTGTTCCTGCACGGCGGCATCTCGCCCGAAGCCGTCGAGCTGGCGCTGGACCCGGCACGCACCAACGCGGCCTACCAGGCGTCGCTGGGCTTGCCCAAGGCCGAAGTGAAAGCCGATCCGGCCACCGCTCCGCTGTATGACGGCAAGACCAGCCCGATCTGGTACCGCGGCTACTTCGATGGCCGCCTCGACACCGCAGGGGTGCAGAACGTGCTCGACCGCCTGAAGCTCTCGCGCATCGTGGTCGGCCACACCTCGATGCCGCACGTCAGCAGCTTCCATGGCGACCGCGTGATCGCGATCGACAGCAGCATCAAGAACGGCGAGAACGGCGAACTGCTGTTCATCGAAGATGGCAAACTCAGCCGTGGCCTGCTGGACGGTTCGCGGGTGCCGCTGGCGCAGGGCGAGCCCGGCCTTCAGGACTGA
- a CDS encoding DMT family transporter — MRRLYVIGFPLLMAFDTLAQLCFKYAGDAALPVEANTAWLLRVLSQPWVYGAILGYVGAFFTWMSLLRHAPIGPAFAASHLEVISVLLLSAWLLNEPLTLHHLVGAVLIVAGIVCLGRAEADDPHSPAESTA, encoded by the coding sequence ATGAGGCGCCTGTATGTGATCGGCTTCCCGCTGCTGATGGCCTTCGATACGCTGGCCCAGCTGTGCTTCAAGTACGCCGGCGATGCCGCGCTGCCGGTCGAGGCCAACACGGCATGGCTGCTGCGCGTGCTGTCGCAGCCGTGGGTATACGGCGCCATCCTCGGCTACGTGGGTGCGTTCTTCACCTGGATGAGCCTGCTGCGGCATGCGCCGATCGGCCCTGCATTTGCCGCATCGCACCTGGAAGTGATCAGCGTGCTGCTGCTGTCGGCCTGGCTGTTGAACGAACCGCTGACCCTGCATCACCTGGTCGGTGCTGTCCTGATCGTGGCCGGCATCGTCTGCCTGGGGCGCGCCGAAGCGGACGATCCGCATAGCCCTGCCGAAAGTACCGCATGA